The genomic region CCGCAGATGCTAAATGTCTGAACACAAGGTGAATGAGAACTCTACctgattaaaatttaaaattaaaattggcaaaactgtgaaatgaacCAGGAGCTTTATTATCAAAGAATAAATAAGGTGAATCTGAATTTTAGGTACTTTTGAGTACAAAGAAATCTTAGTCAGCATTAGAGCTGGAGCAGAAGATGAATTAGATGACTAGTTGGAGCTTTGGTTCTTTATTACTTTACTTGGAGTGGATGTCGTGACATTAAAGCCCATTCAGGTGTgcctctcacctgtctgctcatgtctgctcctctgcctgaggctgtgattggctgacacCTTCAGATTCCTCCTGAATTGTCTCAtcgtcctccacctcctctgcatcctcctcctcctccttctcttcctcctcttcctcctcgttGCAGTCGTCGTCTGTGGCCTCCTCTCCTTGTTCCTtcacctccatctctccctcgcTGTCTCCGTGCTCTGCCGCCGccgcctcctcttcttcctcttcctcctcgtcgtcatcctcctcaccctccacctccacctcctctccctctgcctcctcatcgCTGAAGGGCTCCCTGCCCTCCTCCGCTCTCCTGGCGGCCTCGGAGAACCAGTCCCTCACCTGCTCGTAGCTCATGCTGGACTTTGTCACCAGGTCGTCCAGGTCTTTCTCGCTCAGGGCTCGGTGTTTGAGGTAGTAGTCCTTCAGAAACGCCTTACCGGACTTCACCTGCAGGAGGgacaaggaaaacaaacatcacattaAAAAGGAAGAAGCCATCAGCAGTAGGTTCAGAtaaatgtggaaaaacagaCCTTGATGGCAGTGGCACCCTCCTGTGGCGAACGTTTGCAGGGATACGGTCGACGCGTCCTCCTGGACCAACCGCGGAAACGCTTCCTGGACTTCTTCTGGCTCTTGGCTCCACCGTTCAGCGCCTCGTCCACCTTAAATCCAGTGAATATTTAGAAGATGAGTTCAAGTGACTGAAGAATCAGTTTACAAACAGAACCTTTTTTAATCTACCTACGGCTCTATAATAAAAGCATGTTCACCTTCCCGCTCTGGTAGAGGTAGTACCACTTCAGGTTGCTGTTCTTGCAGGCGTAGCGCGTGTCTCCGAACCAGTTGACGATGTACGTCCTCGGTAAGCCGCTCTCCTCCGCCATCTGGTCGTACTCCTCAGATGTGGGCCACTGTGTGCGGACAAACGCCTTCTTCAGGATGTGGAGCTGCTCCGGTgtcttcttcatcatcttcctGCCAGCGGGAGGAGTCGTCTGCCTCTCCTGAGCCGAGGACGAAGGCACAGTGGCCGGTTTCGCCTTCTCCAAGTCCCCTCCGTCGACGTCTCCGTCTTTCAGCTGCCCCGCCGAGGGCATTTTCCGCCTCTCGGTGAACCAAGCGTCCACCTCGCGTCTTGTCAGCTTCGTCTCCGCTCGCAGCCGACTCAGCTCCTCGTCAGAAGGTGTGTCTGATTTCTGGAAGCTGGCCTCCAGGATGAGCAGCTGCTCCGGCGTCTTTTCCTTGAACTTCTGCGGCGTGAAGTCAGGGAAGGCGTGGCGGAATTTGACCCGCGGGTAGCTGGTCGAACCGGACGACCCTGGGGCGTTGGCAGACGTTGGAGAGGAGTCGCTGGCATCGTCGCTGGAGTCGATGACGATGGTGGTAGTGTTGtcactgttgttgctgtcattAAGGCTCACGCTGCTTTGCCTTCCCACTTTGCCTCCGGCCGACACCACCGCTCTGCTGGACGGGGTTTCGCTCAGCAGGACGCCGTGGTGATCCTTTGAGTTCCTCTGGTTGTAGCGTGTGTCGCTGAACCACTTCTTTATTGCTCGTTTGGAGAGTTTGGTGACCTGCATGAGCCGAGAGATCTCCGCCTCAGTGGCAAACTGCCTCCTGCTGTAGCTGGCCTTCAGCTCTGCCAGCTGCTCCTTGGACTTCTTCGGTTTCACTGCCCCTGCATCCAAACCGAGCGGCGTGCTGACTGAAGAAGCTGACATCTCCGTTTTGGATTCTGACGTTGACGGTTCGGCGGCTTTTGGCTGGTTGCCGGGGACGCCCGCCACCGTCAGCGTGATGGGTGAGGCGACCGGCACGGTGCTGCCGTTACCGGCCACCTGGGTGAGGACGAGGCCCGGCTGCCCGACGATTTGACACGTCTGGAAGATGGACTGCAGGCCGTTGGTGGCAGCGGCGATGTTGGCGGGGATGACGGTGATGGTCTGAGGGACGGTCTGCACCGTGCCATTAAACTTCTTCCTCCTtgcctcctccacctgcagagaggagTTTTAACTTTACTGATCCATAGCAAGTAGGATTTATCTCAACTGGGAAACAGGATGAACAAATCAACAGACTCAATCTCCCGATTATAACAGAAaccaaaaccaagtgcaccaGAGAGCACTTCACATCTAACTGAAGGACAGTTTACGACCCTCAGAGTGAACCAGACAGAATTCAGCCTGAGGTATGAAATGGCAAAAGCTCAAAACCTAccaagaaaatatatatttttaaaaaaacataggAGAGTGGCTGTAAAGCAATGAAAGCGTGGCACCACTTAAAAAGGTCACATAATCAATAAAGAGATTGTTGCATCACAGCAGCAAGtctataaaaataaattttatgAAGTGATTTGATAAAGTCTGCCAACTTCAGGCAAAGTGCTGGAGTTAATAAAACACAGTCgctgctgcttgtttttaaaTTGAGATTTTGgatcagacaaaataaaaaccaatgaCTTCACAATGTGGTCAGACTCTCGTGGGGTTTAAAAGGTCTGTGATGGAAGActggttggttggtttggtAAATGTATTAAAGAATGTACTTTGTCTGATGTGTGgacaaaaaaaagactaaaaactCTTTCTGCAGGTTTAAATTTAAGACTTTCTAAGATCTCTTTAATGTCACATAAACTGATGATTAATGCCTCTTTCACCATCATGCCAGCCAAAGTAAGAAAGTGTGATGGAAACGCAGTAGTGACAATATGGCCGAGAGTTACGTTATCTCAGTATCTCTCCGCAGTACATAACCATAATTCCTAATGATATAATTGATTAAATTAATGCAGCCTGGACTTGGATAACTGGTATAAAATGGATGGATTTAgcaattaaaatgattaaatgatgcTAGAAATGTTGCTATTTGTCAGTActagactccattgacaaaaacaggaattttagatGAGCAGACCACAGGcgctgctggaataccactgcctccatctgttagtgtgtttgtgttattttaatgtacttttacttctgtaaagtatctgaatactaCTTCTGTTACTGAAagccacacaataacacaaacaaaccaacagatggaggcagtggtattccagcagctcctgtgttctgctcggtaaaactcctgtttttgtcaaaggagTCTGGTAGGGATATATAACAATGTTTCTAGTTAAACTCTTtgataaaaagctctgtctctgtaggaatcctatccataataaTGTTAGACACTTATAACAACAGTCTGAAGGTCGCTCAGCActtgttctattttttttttctattaagaGATAAATGTTATGCAGCGTTTTCTGACATTCACAGTCATTAGAAAAACATCATGTGAGGAACAAATGTGTGAAACGCAGTCCTAaaa from Lates calcarifer isolate ASB-BC8 linkage group LG3, TLL_Latcal_v3, whole genome shotgun sequence harbors:
- the LOC108887593 gene encoding zinc fingers and homeoboxes protein 1; its protein translation is MASRRKSTTPCMVPPRETVDSDQEMEDVAEAVEPEDSNGVVAVSSEVCGLPEERGEEADVRQASDPYLDLNMAEGGYECKYCSFQTSELNLFTMHVDTEHPDVVLNTSYVCMECDYHTKSYDTLLAHNARLHPGEDNFTRTMVKRNNETIFQQTVNDLTFDGSFIKVEDDEAEETSRKGIALSKTPIMRIKSRPEPKKFAAAHKMAIDDVIKVESDDEDDENKEPPTLSPAPMTPAAVTAPRLIPVSAPVQVQAVPQSIVVNSPNVLQIKGGSGGSAVLPPGTLAQVLSALQNQQSSPQTQTQLLIPISSIPTYNTAMDNNVLLVSAYNRFPYPSVSEIMGLSSQTKFSEEQIKVWFSAQRLKHGVSWTPEEVEEARRKKFNGTVQTVPQTITVIPANIAAATNGLQSIFQTCQIVGQPGLVLTQVAGNGSTVPVASPITLTVAGVPGNQPKAAEPSTSESKTEMSASSVSTPLGLDAGAVKPKKSKEQLAELKASYSRRQFATEAEISRLMQVTKLSKRAIKKWFSDTRYNQRNSKDHHGVLLSETPSSRAVVSAGGKVGRQSSVSLNDSNNSDNTTTIVIDSSDDASDSSPTSANAPGSSGSTSYPRVKFRHAFPDFTPQKFKEKTPEQLLILEASFQKSDTPSDEELSRLRAETKLTRREVDAWFTERRKMPSAGQLKDGDVDGGDLEKAKPATVPSSSAQERQTTPPAGRKMMKKTPEQLHILKKAFVRTQWPTSEEYDQMAEESGLPRTYIVNWFGDTRYACKNSNLKWYYLYQSGKVDEALNGGAKSQKKSRKRFRGWSRRTRRPYPCKRSPQEGATAIKVKSGKAFLKDYYLKHRALSEKDLDDLVTKSSMSYEQVRDWFSEAARRAEEGREPFSDEEAEGEEVEVEGEEDDDEEEEEEEEAAAAEHGDSEGEMEVKEQGEEATDDDCNEEEEEEEKEEEEDAEEVEDDETIQEESEGVSQSQPQAEEQT